The Primulina tabacum isolate GXHZ01 chromosome 1, ASM2559414v2, whole genome shotgun sequence genome contains the following window.
ggagtttctgacacatccatctgataaaccgAAGTACCACCtgattctggaattcttcgaggaggtatatctgattaccaaaagaattagtaaccaaataaaacaaacttgtttcagtcctcctttgatcatcttactgctgatcaagaatctgttctgattcattctcaaataatacatgtgattaatcaaatcagataatcaagtaaacatgtagtTTTAACGCAGTAAATCAttctagcaatcaaaagcaaggaaagaaaactcattctaccctgCTCACTAGCTCTTCTATCTTAGTCTAAGGTACCTACTGCTCAGGAACATACTGCTCTGATACTACCTGCTGTGGGGAaccggacgctaattcagttcttaatcatatttgggaataattaaaacaattaaataaacagggtctaatttttttttaaatacaaaagcggaaacatatgaaataaatcttatttcatttacaagatcagtatccagatctaagtacaagtcctgtacaaaagtaaatcataacgactactgttcattcactacatgtcaggtaatgaaacagatctacttctgggtccgaatctccacgctaaactagtcctctctcgtCCTCGTCTTGTACCCTGGTGCTGttccacatgttgtcatgcacacatacaaacaagacaacagccggacaactccggtgagaattatattcctagtataaatcatgtatacatgcatttcatataaacatatataaaagtatgaagcagatatataacatgtatcacagtcagaaacattaatcaatatcaaactgtaaatcacactctgaacatgtatcaaaatcagaaacatgaatcagtATCAAGCGGTAAATCACGCTTTGTGACTctgagactctgactcgactaattcctaatctagggatcccgatctgaataagaacataacacccacctactctcccgatcgtggtggcggtactttcttattacggactttggtcctatcCATATTGAATCTCGCTATAGAAGTTGCTCTACTCCTATGCACTatcaatatgaccaaacgtccggtgtcttggcatatcatgccaaagactaggcctaTCCGCCCTGGCATGTCCTGCCACTTGACTTATCACAACACATACTAGACTATACATCCATAGCCTAGACATATCAAACtaatcaattgcaaatatcaatgtaataagataaagtatgtgattttggaaaaactcaagtcaaatcaaactcgagttgtgcaatcccgaatcaacattaatttacacatttctcttctcggtctgacgaagtagaagtctcgaattccactctgtccatattcaatctggtaatgaaaatatcaaatataCGGTGTCAATGTAccactcaattcaagacctgttctgatcaatactcaaattacgacataatctgatcaatatcaacgaTATAAcgatataatctcaatcaatactgaatctactcaatgtcaatctactgatgtttcgacggcataacaatacaatctcgataacctcgtcaatctcaacatcacaaatataataaaacgactcataatcaatatcagtacaacccataatatcaacaataacagatcataatctcaaatctgtacaagctcgcaataccggcaatacaatatcactaTATACGAAtcacaactcatctgatccaattctgaataatatcaatctacccagcaatacagtatcaatcagatatcaatccaaacatctcataatcgataacaacataattatgatatcaaatcggtctaatcacaatcaaatcaactctgaaaattcataacaattacataaacagtctgttcttcgatccggtttcgattatacaatgtctgatatcgcaagaacaacatatatggatcatatctgattctggcagtatcataatttcaaatcatcacaaaacataagaaaacttacgcccagttgaagctctcgtcgatagaaacacggtactgaagtcggattgaaaatctaatgGACGGATCAttcacaaatcacaaatctCTAAGCtgaaaggcgtaaggattttctgaagAATTTTCGATCTTTTTTCTGAAGCATTCTGAGGGAATGAACTTATTATATATGTCCACTTGCATGTTAACGAAACATggcttgtttttctttcatctcagtcggcgctcgggcggtcgagaattaCCGCCCGGGCGTGGAATGTTCTGCCCGCACTTGTTATCTAAtggtgctcgggcggtcaaaaactaccgcccgggcacCAAACTTTCTGTCCGAGACATTTCTATGCttaacattggcgctcgggcggtcattttctaccgctcgggcgccaatagttctgtccaaacattgcacccttcatatgcAATGCTCAATCTGGTCCCGgaatagcccgtctataatcatatcaattcaaattcaataatctcagatcaacagaatcaaaatctcgggcattacatgtaatgtgtgatatttttgcaaaattactaagatacaaacaataagcattgttttattttaaaataatattttttaatatacatatataaatacatatatatttatatatatgtatttatatatggTTCTAATAACGGCTTACTATGTAATCTGGATGCTaaactgaaattaaaatatacgcaggtttgtttctggatgttcagaGAACTCAAACTCCttcgtcaccccttcttccttttggAAAGGCTCACATTagaatattttgatttttacgAGCAATTTGAAAAAACACAGTTCATTTTGAAATTAACActaccaaaactgaaactcctaATCTACTCAACTAAACCAAAAACAATATACAAACAGTTCTCGAGTacaatgaattaaaaaaaattctagaaaTTAGTGATCTTCAATGATTATATGCAATACTTTGTAAAGTGTGTCATAGTGTATGAGTAGATTGGCTTGAACTCGAAAGATTACTTGGTTGTTGTAAGTGTATAACTTTTGTTCTTGTAATTTGGTAACTTCGTAACTTAGTAACCCCAGCTCAACTGATCTGCATCTCTATTTATAGATTCTTAACTACAACTCTCACAAACTTAAAAAATGATATGTTCCAAATAATGTAGCCATTGTTGCGTCTTTTTTCAGGTCAGCATTCCTGAAATACGTAAAAAAAATAGTAATGTGGTTGATTCTATCTGTGTCAATAAGGTTCGAAAAAATTATCCCGAAATTAGTTTAGTCTATTCGTGTAAACTGACGTCCTTTAGACTGAATGATAATAACTCATAAGAGCGTTAAgatatatttcggtttttgtcCGAGTTGGTTCTTCTTGAGTAATCCAGTTTATGTAAATCAATTTAGTTTATAAACATAATCACTTCCGTTTGGTTTGGAGTTCTGTTTAGCTTATATCatatttgatttaattatttgttaatATCAAAAAATTAATGTTATGTTGCAACATTATCCTAATTAAtcacaaaaatataatataagtgCATGTgagataaatttaattatatttacaTAAATAATTTCAATTTTGTCCATAATGTGATTAAATCAACTTTATGTATAATTTTGCACAATTAAGAGCCTCGTGGTTaaaacttaattatttaaattatatggTTCACTAGAAAAAAATGTtggcatcatttaattttttataaaataattaatgataACACAATCAACGTTCTCATGAAGCCTAGTGGACTCTAAGACTTATCATCATCGTCTATGAAGAAGTCTATGATATCATTTTTTCATGTGTATGTCATAATTATTATTACTTAATTATCTATATTATGGATAATTAAGACAAAATTTAACTTAATTTGTTCATAATAATTATGGACCAAATTATAATTTAACATGAACAAGTTCCTCTTTTgcataaaattttcaacataaTTTTCAATCGCATgcaatataagaaaataaataataaaatttgacatatcttatccaaataatttaaacatgcaaattatccatattttggaaattaatatttcaaaagataaaaaaatttagaaattcaaaattttaaaatatttgtacaAGCTAAACAatcttgaaatttttaaaaatcccaatttttctttccaattttcgaaattaaaaaaCATAAACCCCTAAATCTGATTTGAAATGCGGCCAACTTCTCCGACAAAATCACCAGCCTTCGACGggtcaataaaaaatatatggctcctttaaaatttaattagataaaagggattttgatttttttaaattgagaaaAGGGAGTTGACTGTTGTTAGTTCGGTGAGTTCATTAATTAGCTCATTAATTAGTTTGTTGGATTTtactttttcaaaaaatattttttaattgataTCGTTCCCTAATCCCGttatttttgtgttcttcacgacaaaataatcaaaaatcatttgaaaatttcaagATTTGCAGAGAAGTAAGTACTCGAATGTTGTATTGCTATATTTGTTTAAGTTTAATTTTTGGTTGTTTTTTGTTAGAATTTTTGAGAATGGAATTTGTGTGAGTATTTAAAGTGAAAGGTAGTATGAGTTGATTGTGTGGGTCGAGAAGATGAATGCAGTGTGGTGGTGTGAGTCTAGCATGATCGTATTTGCTAGATAGTGTGTTAGTGTCTATAGGTTAGTCGAGGTGCACATGTGGGTCGAGGTGTGTGCACCTCGACCCAAATGTATTTTTGGGTCGAGGTGCACACCATTTGGGTCGAGGTGTGCACCTCGACCCACACCTCGACCCACATTCACCTCGACCCACAGTTGTGAATAGTGATGTGTGGGTCgagcatattttttaaaaataaataatattatctaTAATATTATTATCTATGTTTTTGTAAGTTATGCCCATTGTTATTCTCTTTGAGTACAATGGTGAATGAGAAATTAAAGAAGATAACATATTTGAATGGGGTTCATGGCCGAGTGGTAAGTGGGCAGCTATTCCTTTGGATTCTGATATTTATTCTATGGAATATATAGAAAGTGAGATATACAGAATGATGAATCTAAATGGcacagaaaaattgaaattaaattatcttCCTGATGTGAAGCATATCAATATTCGTCCAATTTATATTGAGGATGCTAATGATTTGAAAGCATGATTATATTTTGGATGTGCAAAAGAAAGGCATGTACTTCATAGTCGAATTTGAACTCAGTGTTGTTTCTCTTGATATTGTTGAagctgaaaatatcatgtcactGGATTTAAATGTGACTCATTTGGATGATGAGTATGTCGATGATGAAACAAACAAGTATGATCATTATTTTGACAGAACTTTTGTCTCAAATGACCACTGTACCGATAATCCGATAATAATATATTAGAAGATATAAACACTTCAACTGAAAATATAGAAGAGAGTGATGTGAGAAGCACATAAAATGATATGGAGGATATTAATGCAGTACATGTGGATGATAATGATGTCAACATCCACCACATCAGTGTAGCTCATGATATTGAGACTCATGTACAAGTGACTCATGTTCAAGCTGATACATGTTCATTTACCGATGGTTCAAGCTTATTTATTGGTCAAATATTTTCAAGCAAGACCGAAGTGAAGAAAGTGCTATCCAAAATTGCTTTGAACTCGTCTTTTGAGTTTGAAAGTGTCAAATCTTCTCGAAATATCTATTAGGTTCGTTGTGTGAATAAATGTTGCAGCTAGAGAATTTGGACTTCAAAACAGGAGAACTCAACAGATTTTGTGACTTGACTGGAATGCGTAAAAGGCATCGACAAGCCAGCTCATCTGTCGTTTGTGATATGTTGGTAGAGAACTTTCAAGGACAACAGAAAACACCTCAACCAAAATCTATTATGACAATGATGCGGAATGAGGGGGTTGACATTACCTATTACAAAGCTTTGAAAGGCAAACAACTTGCTCATGATATTTTCAGAGGTGATCCTGAAAGAAGTTTTGGTCTTCTACCTTCATATTTGAAAATAGTCGAGAGAATGAACCCTGGTGGTATAATAGAATTAGTAGTAGATGAGCATAATAGATTCAAGTATTTTTTTTAGCATATGGCGCATGTGTAAAAGGATATAGATGTATGAGAAAAGTGGTATCTATTGATGGTACATGGTTGAAAGGAAAGTACGACGGTACTTTACTTGTGGCCTTAGCACAAGATGGAGATTTTCATCCATGTCCTTTGGTTTGGGCTGTTGTTAATGTAGAATCTATTGCTTCATGGAGTTGGTTTTTGACGAAGCTCTTGGAAGTAGTGGTTGATGAGGAAGAGTTGGTGATTATCTCAGACAGACATTCGGGCATCATTGCAGCAGTTGTGGACGTTTACAAAAATACACATCATGGTCATTTTATTTAGTActtgtcacaaaatatgaaaattcgTTTAGAAAGAAGGGTTGTACCGAAGTGTTTATGCGGTTAACGAAAATTACAAGCAAATCGACTTTGACTTGGAGTAcgaaatgtttaagaaaatatatccaAATGGTGCAACGTTTTTGGATGAAAGTGATTCATTGGATCAATGGACTCGAGCATATAGCCCAAGATCTGGGTATAACATTATGACAACGAATGATGTTGAATCAATAAATGCAAGATTGTGTGAAGAAAGACAACTTCCAATCATTGCACTACTAAATTCTTTGCAAACATTGACTGCATCTTGGTTTTCAAGGTATCGTCGAAATGCATCCATCGCATCAACAGCAAATTTCACTCCAACTATTGAGTCGATTATGCATGAAAGATTTAATATTCGGTCGAGGATATCAAGATTATGAGCTGGGCCGTCTTGAGTTCGATGTTCGAAGTGCTACAAATAGTGACATTGTGGATTTGGAATCGAAGAGATTTACCTGTAGAGAATTTGATATTGACAAGATTCGATGTTCTCATGCAATTGCAGCGACTTACTTTTgtgatattaatttttattcctTGTGCTCAGAGTATTATTCTCTTATGATATGGTCTTTAGCCTATTCAGAGCTAATTTATCTTGTTCTAAATCAGAACGAGTGGCCACTTCATGATATGTTAGTACTGCCACCTGTGATTAAGAGAAGACGTggaaagaaaaaacaaaaccgATTTCCATATGTAGGAGAATTTGGTAGAAGATAGGATCGaatgatatttaatttttttgaatttaaatacaatcgatttgattttattaatatGTAATGTGTTTGTGGTGAATTTTTAACTTTGGGTCGAGAGGATGGTGTGTGGGTCGAGTAGAAATGTGTGCTGTAGATTTTTAAGTTTGGGTCGAGTGGGTGATAAATGGTTCGATTTTGGGTCGAGTGGGTTGACTGATGGTGTTTtgggtttggtttagggtttagggtttgggccGAGTTTGGGTCGCCTTGGGTCGAGTGGGTAGAGGGATTTTGAGTTTTGatcattttataatatatatctcACTTTATATATGATTAgaatatgtaaatatatataaaaaaatttatttgtataaacattttaatatgagTTATATATTAGAATTTAAGTATGTTAACAATAGTAGAAGAATGTATCTCTTATTATAAAAATGTGGGTTGAATTTATACTCGACTAAaattcttaacaaattttataatttcactaaaattatttttcataacaATAGAAGCTACAATTAACAACAAATTTCATTAAAAGAAGAATACGAAAttaatgtttattttataaaattaatggGCACGAACCATACTCTCGACCCACTCTACCCAATTTTGGGTCAAGTGGGTCGAGTAGTTACCATTACTACTCGACCCAATTTTGGGTCGAGTGAGCAATAACCACTCGACCCAAAATTGGGTCGCGTGGGTCGAGCCACGATATTGTGTGGCTCGACCTGTCTCGACCCTATTGTGAATTGATATtcattgtttaaaatataaaatagatAGCAACGCGAACCaattttcattctttaaaaTGGATTGAGTATACTAAAAAAATAGATCATACTAAAAAATAGATCACAAAAAAATGGATCACATAAATTAactaaaaatcaatataaagtatcATATAAATGTTTTAATCTAATAACAATAATTTATCCCAgatacaacaacaacaataatgcCTAAATTTTTCGATCTTCTCATCATTCAGTTGATAGGCATTTTCCCTAACATGGTGTAAGCTGCTGCCGCTAAAAAGTATACTCCACATTCACCGATGTAGTGAAAAaacaaacataaaatataaattgatATACGTTAAACAataatgaaatgaaataataattttaaaataaaaaaaatttaacatggTATTTTGAGTAGGAAAATTTTCTGGCCTAACTATACTCCATCTTTCAGAAGCATCAATACCCAACATATGTGGAAGCATAAGGGACAAATGGTTAACAAGTTTAAGCAATGTCTTGCACGACCTATCTACAATGCGCTCTAAATCCATGATTGTGATATTCTTTCTGCTAGGCAAAACCTTTAAAAAACCCAATGTCCGGGAAGATGAAAGGGTATCAAAATTATTTTGGCTTTGTTCCATGGAATAGCCGACCACACACCAATTTCTGCTCTCATATAGGGAATCAAACATTCAATATTATACTGTCCGCCCTCATTGAAAGAACTCGAAACCAGCTGATGAAAATCGACGTCCATTAATGACACCTCTTCTGACATTAAATGTGAGTACATCCTTTGTAGTTGGACCAACCCTCGACAGCATTCTTGAATTTGCTGAAAGTGATAAAAGTGAAATAACTTAATTCACAACTTAACATAATaatcaaaaaagaaaatatgaaaaaacttACTGTCTCAGTCAACCAACAAGCAGGTGTCCCCAATTCACAAAACCACGAGCTATCGTAGGATGAACACAACCCCGATATCCTCGTATTTTCCATACAAGAATTAATCTCAGCACTAACTCGTGGCCACGATCTATTAGCGAACATTCTAGCTCTTTTCTCAAAATTCAGAGACATCATATCATTCATAAGaagatgacgcagttcttcgtcTGTCATAGGCTCTTCCTCTACTGTGAACAATCTTTACTTATAACctgaatttttttcaaaaagcaAGAGTCAAAGACGGATCGCTGACAAGTTTTATATTTGGATCCACCTCATGTACTCTCATAAATGGAATATCTTCGTATCTTTGCCTTGATGTCTCGCCTTGATCTGAGAGAATAACACAgacaattttgttatttttcatACTAAcgattaaaaatcatataaatatcgataagttaaaaatattataaataacgATAAAACTTACCAAAATTGGCACTCATTGTAGGCAATCTTCcaaaaatatccttcaaactcAGCTTGGTCCTTTTGTATCGTCGCAACTTTGTCCTCCTAACTTGTCAAATGAAGGTCATACATATCTGCACCAGATGTATGATCTGTATGCACATATGTATGTCTCATATCAGTCAATGGAGGAGACGGTTGATTCATGTGTAAAAGACCCTCAGATGGCCGAGAAGATTTTCGGACTTTATCTCGAGATGATCTGGAGTATGTATACGTGAATGGTCAAGGAAACTGAAGATCCTCGGTCTATACACGCACTTCTTCCTCTGCGTCGCCCAATGGATCTTGACTGCACACTACTTCATTACCCTGGCTAATCAACTCCGTAATGCGATTGATTACCACATTATTATAATCAACAAAATCGTCAGTCATATAATGTGCAGACATCAGCTCCTCCGTGGTTGGAATGAGGATCCCCAAAATATCCTATATTAATCATTAACATTAAACATGAAAATTagttaacaattaaaaaaaatgtattaaataatacaaaaagtaaataaaatgaattttttttttgtatttaccTTGATATGCACATTTTTAAATGCTTTGTTCACGTCATCCATGGAAGGAAAATGGTTCTTGCTCCATTTCCTAGTCAACCAATGACACATCCGAGGTATCGGTAAATTGGGACCTTCCCGACGTCTAGCGAACACTCCAACGATTGCTGGAAAATATTCATAAGCCAAAAtctagcaaaaaaaaaaaaataaacacatttattagtataatataaaataacaaaaatatttcatataatGAACAATATTTAATTACCTGTAAAGAATGAATAAATCCACTTATATGGAAGCTACCACACCCACTGAAATCTGAATCATTCCCACGACATGCTACCGAATTTTCATAGTTTCTGAACTTAGTTTTAAGATATTTTCTAAGTCATAAATTACTTCTTCGAAAGCTATTCTATCCTAAGGATAGTTTATAAAACTATCAAAGTTATTTACTAATCTAATCCATTCTAAATTCACtgtgtcatttttattttttatttgtctaCCTATTACACCTACCACGAACAAAAGACATGCCAATTTCACCTTCTCAATGTCTATTTCTTCCCTAAATTATTCTCATATTCATCAATTCTATCTATCAAATCCCCCAAACCTATACAGTCACTTCCACCAAAATGTCTCTCCCAAAATTCATCTTCTTCAGGTATCATatgataaaattttgaacaatttaGGCCAGTTAACAAACAATAATGAAACGTCCGAACTCTCACatatgaattaaaatatttttataaaatattttgcatcattttaagataataaatcaaccaactattatttgaaaattaaaggagataactcaaatcataaaatcgtcaaatgtttaccaacctaaaaagcaataaaattgAAAAGTATCATCCTCtccaaaaccactcaaaagcataaataaatagtcttaaaaatctttaacgtaaatcatagACATtcaatcataagtgcggaaaagtagaagcgctggtcctcgggttatgtgcaccgacagtccaacaaagtcaaccatcaagacctccagtaATATTAACATCATCATTacatgcatccatcacacctagtaagtctaaaaactcaacacaccataatcttgaaaataaataataagtataaaccacaagcaacagtgaaaatacttttacgtaaaaataacattttcatgacatgcataacataaacctcaatATTTCTTTTTTTCTCATTTCATAATATAATtccttttatcatgatcataacatttttcttttttattgaattcagatcgttaattgtgactttcctcatcctcaaagagtcgatgaatccatctacatgtaaccacagtactgggcgacagGAACACCAGAACACTATCATCGGTCAACagggccttggcctatcctcatcgaatgaaaATATGATCGTCAGGCTCCTTcaggggccttctcccataaatgggctccctctgggcatTTTttctcacgatatccccattcttatcctcatatccttgatagtcacaattacttcacttctttcaacattttacattttcatcactttattaaaatcatgcatttaatatctttttccttttaaaaCACGCATGCAACATATCATTTTAACTTTAGCGTTCATCATAGATTCCATAAAtgaatcataaaattccataaaactttaaaataacattttatcacataaaaatccttaaactatttaaaataatcataaaagcatataaaatagcattcagAGTACTTCaatgacatttactaattttcaggtgtaaaatgaccgttttacctctagacataaaatttctcgattttgactttttcttaatttcattaactctaacatgttccaaataattatttaaacttaaattaattttctcataattttatttagcttaaatactagactttttaattattctttaattaatcgttttgaaggcgttttaatcccgaaaaaacccaaactttaatataaaattcctaaacttaaaatttagacttttaataattatttggctctcgtgaaccatgactcgacccccgagAGCCATGTTTCAATTATTTTCCCAAAGAAAACCCTAACCTCACGCCCGAAGCCATACCCGAGCCACCCTCACGTTTGCACCACATCAAGTTCGAGCCACCCCGAGCCATCTTCGGGCCACACCTTCCCTGGACCCTCTGGACCACTAGGACCACTAAGACTCGAACCACAACTCGAAACCGAAGCCAT
Protein-coding sequences here:
- the LOC142509635 gene encoding uncharacterized protein LOC142509635; amino-acid sequence: MEDINAVHVDDNDVNIHHISVAHDIETHVQVTHVQADTCSFTDGSSLFIGQIFSSKTEVKKLENLDFKTGELNRFCDLTGMRKRHRQASSSVVCDMLVENFQGQQKTPQPKSIMTMMRNEGVDITYYKALKGKQLAHDIFRGDPERSFGLLPSYLKIVERMNPGGIIELVVDEHNRFKCMRKVVSIDGTWLKGKYDGTLLVALAQDGDFHPCPLVWAVVNVESIASWSWFLTKLLEVVVDEEELKEGLYRSVYAVNENYKQIDFDLEYEMFKKIYPNGATFLDESDSLDQWTRAYSPRSGYNIMTTNDVESINARLCEERQLPIIALLNSLQTLTASWFSRYRRNASIASTANFTPTIESIMHERFNIRSRISRL